One Thomasclavelia spiroformis DSM 1552 DNA window includes the following coding sequences:
- a CDS encoding transposase produces MIQCHKLKSKIEKGYMMMTKPTFTDEFKQGVVQYVLEHPDESKVAIAKQFGIADSTVHKWLKDASSNDGVINSRGSGNYSSDEAKEIARLKKELKDTQDALEVLKKAIGILGN; encoded by the coding sequence ATGATACAATGTCATAAGCTTAAATCAAAAATAGAAAAGGGGTATATGATGATGACTAAACCAACATTTACAGATGAATTTAAACAGGGAGTTGTTCAATATGTTTTAGAACATCCTGATGAATCTAAAGTAGCTATAGCTAAACAGTTTGGTATTGCTGATAGCACTGTTCATAAATGGCTTAAAGATGCCAGTAGTAATGACGGCGTAATTAATTCAAGAGGAAGCGGTAATTATTCAAGTGACGAAGCTAAAGAAATTGCCAGATTAAAAAAAGAACTGAAAGATACACAGGATGCTTTAGAAGTCCTAAAAAAGGCTATTGGCATACTGGGCAATTAA